The Nitrospira tepida genome includes a window with the following:
- a CDS encoding alpha-amylase family glycosyl hydrolase: MPASLDHIHPGTPMGANLIADGATFRVWAPQARSVHVLGDFNGRLRNDASLLTRDAQGHWLGFIPGVQDRQRYMFYIVGEGGEGPKRDPYARELETPFPSECIIRRRDFPWHESGYVTPRFDEFILYQLHVGTFFTPNLPDKGGTFLDVARKIPHFVELGVTALQLMPIQEFQTQFSLGYNGTDYFSPEMDFAVGDDALPPYVEQVNRLLDAKGLRRYRVEELHGEMNQLKALVDLCHLHGIAVILDVVYNHAGGDFGDQSLYFFDRQSTQGGHRNSLYFTDKGHAGGLVFDFAKPEVRDFLIQNAKFFLDEYRMDGFRYDQVSVIDHDGAPHGWRFCQDLTSTLHTHRPSALNKAEYWNVNPYVVKSPPEGAGFDTSLTDGSRIAIRDVIGNASAPDERPLNMTGLANSLWPDGFYEAWRFVQGPENHDIVLKGREQRIARLGDPGNPRSWYARSRARVATGLSLTAPGIPMLFMGQEFLEDKQWSDNFEFDRNLLLYWAGLDRGDKQMLDHLRFTRELIHLRRRLPGLRGQGFRVTHVHDQNRVLAFHRWVEGQGHDVLVVLHLATFHRFGYRIGFPGGGTWREIFNSDVYENWVNPDVAGNGGQVVVEPQPLHGFGHSASLVLPANSLLVFAR; the protein is encoded by the coding sequence ATGCCGGCCTCGCTTGATCACATCCATCCCGGCACCCCGATGGGGGCCAATCTCATCGCCGATGGCGCCACGTTCCGTGTCTGGGCGCCGCAGGCCCGCTCCGTCCATGTGCTCGGGGATTTCAACGGCCGGCTGCGGAACGACGCAAGCCTGCTCACGCGCGACGCGCAAGGCCATTGGCTGGGCTTCATCCCTGGCGTGCAGGACCGACAACGCTACATGTTCTACATCGTCGGCGAGGGGGGCGAGGGGCCCAAGCGGGACCCCTATGCCCGCGAGTTGGAAACGCCCTTTCCGAGCGAATGCATCATCCGCAGACGGGATTTCCCGTGGCACGAAAGCGGGTATGTCACGCCTCGTTTTGACGAGTTTATCCTCTATCAACTCCACGTCGGGACCTTCTTTACGCCGAACCTGCCCGACAAGGGCGGGACGTTCCTGGACGTGGCGCGCAAGATTCCGCATTTCGTCGAGTTGGGCGTGACCGCGCTGCAACTGATGCCGATTCAGGAGTTCCAAACGCAATTCAGCCTCGGCTACAACGGCACCGACTATTTTTCGCCGGAGATGGATTTCGCCGTGGGGGACGATGCGCTCCCTCCCTATGTCGAGCAGGTCAACCGGCTGCTGGATGCGAAAGGTCTGAGGCGGTATCGGGTGGAAGAGCTGCATGGCGAGATGAACCAGCTCAAGGCGCTGGTGGATCTGTGCCACCTGCACGGGATCGCCGTGATCCTCGACGTGGTTTATAACCATGCCGGCGGCGACTTCGGCGACCAGAGCCTCTATTTCTTCGACCGGCAATCCACCCAGGGCGGCCATCGCAACTCCCTCTACTTCACGGACAAAGGGCATGCCGGCGGCCTGGTGTTCGACTTCGCCAAGCCGGAGGTGCGCGACTTTCTGATCCAGAACGCTAAGTTCTTTCTGGATGAATACCGGATGGATGGCTTTCGTTACGATCAGGTGAGCGTGATCGACCATGACGGGGCGCCGCACGGCTGGCGATTCTGCCAGGACCTGACCTCCACGCTGCACACGCACCGGCCGAGCGCCTTGAACAAGGCGGAGTACTGGAACGTCAATCCCTACGTCGTGAAATCGCCGCCGGAAGGGGCTGGGTTCGACACGAGCCTGACGGACGGGTCGCGCATCGCGATTCGCGATGTCATCGGGAACGCCAGCGCTCCGGACGAGCGGCCGCTCAACATGACGGGGTTGGCGAACAGCCTCTGGCCGGACGGGTTTTACGAAGCCTGGCGCTTCGTGCAGGGGCCGGAAAACCACGACATTGTATTGAAAGGGCGGGAGCAGCGGATTGCCAGGCTCGGCGATCCCGGAAACCCGCGGTCATGGTATGCCCGCAGCCGGGCTCGGGTCGCCACCGGGCTCAGCCTGACCGCGCCCGGCATCCCGATGCTCTTCATGGGGCAGGAGTTTCTCGAAGACAAACAGTGGTCGGACAATTTCGAGTTTGACCGCAACCTGCTGCTCTACTGGGCAGGCCTGGACCGGGGCGACAAACAGATGCTGGATCACCTGCGGTTCACAAGGGAACTGATTCACCTGCGGCGGCGCCTGCCTGGCCTGCGAGGGCAAGGGTTTCGCGTGACGCACGTGCACGACCAGAATCGGGTGCTGGCCTTTCACCGCTGGGTGGAGGGCCAAGGACATGACGTGCTCGTGGTGCTGCATCTGGCGACGTTCCATCGCTTCGGCTATCGAATCGGGTTCCCCGGCGGCGGAACCTGGCGGGAGATCTTCAACAGCGACGTGTACGAGAACTGGGTCAATCCCGATGTCGCAGGGAACGGCGGGCAGGTTGTCGTCGAGCCGCAGCCGCTGCACGGGTTCGGTCATTCCGCTTCGCTCGTCCTCCCCGCCAACAGCCTGTTGGTATTTGCCCGGTGA
- a CDS encoding type II toxin-antitoxin system RelE family toxin, whose translation MRFDIILAPEAIEDLRKLRANLRTAIREALETHLRHEPTKTSRSRIKRLRGLSRPQYRLRIEEVRVFYDVSGSTVEVLAIVAKSEAETWLAQFGRLE comes from the coding sequence ATGCGTTTTGACATCATCCTGGCCCCGGAAGCCATTGAAGATCTACGAAAACTAAGGGCGAATCTCCGGACGGCCATACGGGAGGCACTCGAAACACATCTCCGGCACGAACCGACGAAGACCAGCCGCAGCCGAATCAAACGGCTTCGTGGCCTTTCGAGGCCACAGTACCGGCTCAGGATCGAGGAGGTCCGTGTGTTTTACGACGTGTCCGGCTCGACCGTTGAAGTATTGGCCATCGTAGCCAAATCGGAGGCAGAAACATGGCTCGCCCAATTCGGAAGACTCGAATAA
- a CDS encoding type II toxin-antitoxin system Phd/YefM family antitoxin, which translates to MARPIRKTRIKEVPLSEVKDDLSHLLREAEKQEIVITRHGKPAGVLIGFKSEDDWFEYRLEHDPRFLRRVEEARESLRAGRGVKLEEVK; encoded by the coding sequence ATGGCTCGCCCAATTCGGAAGACTCGAATAAAGGAAGTTCCGCTTTCCGAGGTGAAGGATGATCTGTCGCACTTGCTCCGCGAGGCGGAGAAGCAAGAAATCGTGATCACCCGACACGGCAAACCGGCCGGGGTCCTGATCGGCTTCAAGTCGGAAGACGACTGGTTCGAGTATCGGCTGGAGCACGACCCGCGGTTTCTTCGGCGCGTGGAAGAGGCGCGGGAAAGCTTGCGAGCGGGCCGTGGTGTCAAGCTCGAAGAAGTAAAGTGA
- a CDS encoding toll/interleukin-1 receptor domain-containing protein has translation MSQFDVFLSYKSQDHNWVESLKESLQLRGVRVWLDKDEIRPGDKFVRALENGLETSRAVALVVTPESLSSGWVEDEYSRAVSLSNQGQLQLIPVLLRDAKLPGFLSNRQSVDFRDDSTFEQNVDRLVWAGITGKRVIWYPVYGRYESDRWKRLFSIAKQEGIEFQRGADIHRSEWFLKPIINDQSKRLVLVFDIFEERPAERDIWRNKVQDYVDTIINYRNLTKDKPNEIVFLLYQQRNSWQRVKEVKELEPQQVSRLKSYFTIHQDIPDDKEFARQLREIWIRIQRDLMVAEVRGGAG, from the coding sequence ATGTCCCAGTTCGATGTCTTCTTATCTTATAAAAGTCAGGACCATAATTGGGTAGAAAGCCTCAAGGAATCTCTACAGCTCCGCGGGGTTCGTGTTTGGCTGGATAAAGATGAAATACGCCCCGGCGATAAATTTGTCAGGGCGCTTGAAAATGGTCTTGAAACAAGCCGCGCCGTGGCTCTTGTGGTAACTCCTGAGAGTTTGTCATCTGGTTGGGTTGAAGATGAATATTCCAGAGCCGTCTCACTTTCGAATCAGGGGCAGTTACAGTTGATTCCGGTACTTCTTCGAGATGCAAAGCTACCAGGGTTCCTCTCCAATCGCCAGAGCGTGGATTTTCGTGATGACTCAACGTTCGAACAAAATGTAGACCGTTTAGTTTGGGCTGGTATAACTGGCAAGCGCGTGATCTGGTATCCGGTTTACGGGCGGTACGAATCCGACCGATGGAAACGCTTATTCTCAATCGCAAAGCAAGAAGGGATCGAGTTTCAACGGGGAGCGGATATACATCGCTCTGAATGGTTCTTGAAGCCGATCATAAATGATCAAAGCAAGCGCCTCGTGCTTGTCTTCGACATTTTTGAAGAAAGACCGGCGGAGCGGGACATTTGGCGCAACAAAGTTCAAGATTACGTGGATACCATCATCAATTACCGTAACCTTACGAAGGATAAACCAAATGAGATCGTTTTCTTACTCTATCAGCAAAGAAATTCATGGCAACGTGTTAAAGAAGTGAAAGAACTTGAACCGCAGCAAGTGTCAAGACTGAAAAGTTACTTCACAATTCATCAGGACATTCCCGATGATAAGGAGTTCGCGAGACAACTTCGGGAAATATGGATCAGAATCCAGCGAGATTTAATGGTAGCGGAGGTACGTGGCGGCGCGGGCTAA
- a CDS encoding transposase, whose translation MARPLRLEFPGALYHVTARGNARHAIVLDDQDRQRFLDVLARVVDRFHLLLHAYCLMDNHYHLLVETPEANLSKAMRQLNGVYTQAFNRRHRRVGHVLQGRFKAIVVDRDSYLLELCRYVVLNPVRAKSTRKPETYAWSSYRATAGLAATPPFLAVDWLLSQFGHQRLAAQRKYRAFVAEGMGQGSPWEHVQGQVLLGSERFIDQLRVGLQDKRALQEIPREQRFAARPTLSHLFSARLGTDRTRRNEVIRRAHVDHGYSLSEIGQAVGLHYSTISRIVNRQDTDNAHNKT comes from the coding sequence ATGGCCCGCCCGCTTCGCCTTGAATTTCCGGGGGCGCTGTACCACGTCACCGCTCGGGGGAACGCCCGCCACGCCATCGTTCTCGACGACCAGGACCGGCAGCGGTTTCTCGATGTGCTGGCGCGTGTGGTCGACCGCTTTCACCTGCTGCTTCACGCCTATTGCCTGATGGACAACCACTACCATCTGCTGGTGGAAACGCCGGAGGCGAATCTCTCGAAGGCCATGCGCCAGCTCAACGGCGTGTATACCCAAGCCTTTAACCGCCGCCACCGGCGAGTGGGCCATGTGCTCCAAGGCCGCTTCAAGGCCATTGTGGTGGACCGGGACAGCTATCTGCTGGAGCTGTGCCGGTACGTGGTCCTCAATCCGGTGCGCGCGAAAAGCACCCGCAAACCAGAGACTTATGCATGGTCCAGCTACCGGGCCACAGCTGGCCTCGCCGCCACGCCACCGTTTCTGGCCGTGGATTGGCTGCTCTCCCAATTCGGCCACCAGCGCCTGGCCGCTCAGCGAAAGTATCGCGCCTTCGTCGCCGAGGGCATGGGTCAGGGCTCCCCGTGGGAGCACGTGCAGGGGCAGGTGCTGCTCGGGAGCGAGCGGTTCATCGACCAGCTTCGGGTGGGTTTACAGGACAAGCGCGCCCTTCAGGAGATTCCCCGAGAGCAACGATTTGCCGCCCGGCCGACGCTCAGCCACCTGTTTTCCGCCCGACTCGGCACCGACCGCACGCGCCGCAACGAGGTCATCCGCCGTGCCCACGTGGACCACGGCTACAGCTTGTCCGAGATCGGGCAGGCGGTGGGCTTGCACTATTCGACCATCAGCCGGATCGTGAATCGGCAGGACACCGATAATGCACATAACAAGACCTGA
- a CDS encoding DUF433 domain-containing protein, which yields MNLAIDEKELKQLPITIDPEIVSGTPVFKGTRVPVEALLTNLEAGLSLDEFLDNFPTVTRQQAIQVLEFSKVTLLKLAKSA from the coding sequence ATGAACCTCGCCATCGACGAGAAAGAATTGAAGCAGCTCCCGATCACCATCGATCCGGAGATTGTCAGCGGAACCCCCGTGTTCAAGGGAACCCGCGTTCCGGTGGAAGCGCTCCTCACCAACCTCGAAGCCGGCCTCTCGCTCGATGAATTTCTAGATAATTTCCCAACCGTCACCCGCCAGCAAGCGATCCAAGTGTTGGAATTCTCCAAGGTCACGCTTCTGAAGCTCGCGAAATCCGCTTGA
- a CDS encoding glutamate synthase subunit beta, translated as MGDPKGFMKFKREGPARRAVELRVLDWKELYEPFPEDKLKAQGARCMDCGVPFCQSHNGCPVINLIPEWNDLVYRGRWQDALKALHATNNFPEFTGRLCPAPCESACVLGINADPVSIRVIEWNIIDRGFDEGWVQPVLPAVKTGKSVAIIGSGPAGLAAAQQLARAGHDVTVYEKADRIGGLLRYGIPDFKMEKWVLDRRLDQMRAEGVTFVTGTVVGRDITGEQLRRQYDAVGLTMGAEQARELPVPGRELKGIHLAMDYLTQQNKRVAGDTDLGEPITAKGKRVVIIGGGDTGSDCLGTAHRQGCIEAHQFELLPEPPPQRAESTPWPLWPMQLRTSHAHEEGCDRQWSVSTTKFTGHNGHVTKLHAHRVAFENGKFTPIPNTEFTMDVDLVLLAMGFTGPVKNGLLDGLGVQYDPRGAVATDERFMTNLDGIFAGGDTKRGASLIVWAIAEGRKMATGIDAYLRAGKSAKVS; from the coding sequence ATGGGTGATCCCAAGGGTTTCATGAAGTTCAAGCGGGAGGGGCCGGCGCGCCGGGCGGTGGAGCTGCGCGTGCTCGATTGGAAGGAGCTGTACGAGCCCTTCCCTGAGGACAAGCTCAAGGCGCAGGGCGCGCGTTGCATGGATTGCGGCGTGCCGTTTTGCCAGAGCCACAACGGTTGCCCGGTGATCAATCTGATTCCGGAATGGAACGACCTGGTCTACCGGGGCCGTTGGCAGGATGCGTTGAAGGCCCTGCATGCGACGAACAATTTTCCCGAGTTCACAGGCCGCCTCTGTCCCGCGCCCTGCGAATCGGCCTGCGTGCTGGGCATCAACGCCGACCCGGTCTCGATCCGAGTGATCGAATGGAACATCATCGACCGCGGCTTCGACGAAGGCTGGGTGCAGCCGGTGTTGCCGGCCGTGAAGACGGGCAAGTCCGTGGCGATCATCGGCTCAGGGCCGGCCGGCCTCGCCGCCGCGCAGCAGCTTGCGCGCGCCGGCCATGATGTAACGGTCTACGAAAAGGCGGACCGGATCGGCGGGTTGCTTCGATACGGCATCCCGGACTTCAAGATGGAAAAATGGGTGCTCGACCGCCGCTTGGATCAGATGCGGGCCGAGGGCGTCACGTTCGTGACTGGGACCGTCGTCGGCAGGGACATCACGGGCGAGCAGCTCCGCCGGCAGTACGACGCCGTCGGCCTCACGATGGGAGCCGAGCAGGCGCGCGAGCTGCCGGTGCCAGGACGGGAGCTCAAGGGCATTCATCTCGCGATGGACTATCTCACCCAGCAGAACAAGCGGGTGGCGGGCGACACGGACTTGGGCGAACCGATTACGGCGAAGGGCAAGCGCGTGGTCATCATCGGGGGCGGCGACACCGGGTCGGATTGTCTGGGCACCGCGCACCGCCAAGGCTGCATCGAGGCGCACCAGTTCGAGCTGTTGCCGGAGCCCCCGCCGCAACGGGCCGAGTCCACGCCCTGGCCGCTCTGGCCCATGCAGCTCCGGACCTCCCACGCCCACGAAGAGGGCTGCGACCGGCAATGGAGCGTCTCCACCACCAAGTTTACAGGCCACAACGGCCATGTCACCAAGCTGCATGCCCATCGCGTGGCCTTCGAGAACGGAAAATTCACGCCGATTCCGAACACCGAGTTCACGATGGACGTGGATCTCGTGCTGCTCGCGATGGGGTTCACGGGGCCGGTCAAGAACGGGTTGCTCGACGGTCTCGGCGTGCAGTACGACCCGCGCGGGGCGGTCGCGACGGACGAGCGGTTCATGACCAACCTCGACGGAATCTTTGCCGGCGGCGACACCAAGCGCGGCGCCTCGCTGATCGTCTGGGCGATCGCCGAAGGGCGCAAGATGGCGACGGGGATCGATGCCTATCTCCGAGCAGGCAAATCGGCGAAAGTTTCATGA
- the gltB gene encoding glutamate synthase large subunit yields MNIPGLPPKQGLYDPGFEKDGCGIGFVVNIKGHKSHDIVRKGLQVLENLTHRGAQGCDPCTGDGAGILLQIPHEFFRRACADVRVKLPGAGEYGVGMLFLPSDQESRKQCETLFERVIAAEGARLLGWRDVPVKSDAIGVVARRTEPVMRQVFIARDILNEAQFERKLYVIRKQVERAVRESAIPQRDYFYICSLSANTIVYKGLLLPEQMSQYYQDLSDPNVTSALSLVHSRFSTNTFPTWPLAHPYRYICHNGEINTLKGNVNWMRARQGRLESEAFGKDLEKLYPIVYEKQSDSACLDNALEFLVLGGRSLPHSMMMLIPEPWVGNPHMDLDRRGFYEYHAAMMEPWDGPAAVCFTDGKMIGATLDRNGLRPCRYQVTTDDVVTLSSEAGVLPAEAKHIRQKGRLQPGRMFLVDTVQGRIIGDEEVKADIVGRKPYRAWVTQYRVSLDELPEPINVPQPDHPTIRQRQQAFGYTIEEIKMVITPMVVNGEETVSSMGTDTPLAVLSERPQLLFKYFKQLFAQVTNPPIDPIREELVMSLVTSIGPKPNLMVEMPESCRRIRVKQPILTNADLQKIREMEDPHFKSKTLKMLFPVAEGPEGLGAAVEDLCRQASQAIKDGYKFLILSDRGVNEEWAPIPSLLAVSAVHHHLVREATRTEVGLTVETGEPRDVHHFACLIGYGAGTVNPYLVFETLVDLERDGYLPEGLDAATAEGKFIKAVNKGLLKIFSKMGISTVQSYCGAQIFEAIGLNSELIDRYFTGTASRIQGIGLREIGEETLRRHRQAYEPVAIHQLDFGGEIHYRAQGEHHNWNPETIYKLQHATKHNDPKTFAEFSALVNDESKRRSNLRGLLDFKFTETPVPLDEVEPAKEIVKRFNTGAMSFGSISKEAHETLAIAMNRLGGRSNTGEGGEDPERFIPLPNGDSKNSYIKQVASARFGVTAHYLANARELQIKMAQGAKPGEGGQLPGHKVDENIARLRFATPGVQLISPPPHHDIYSIEDLAQLIFDLKNSNPDSAVSVKLVAEVGVGTVAAGVAKAHADKVLISGDSGGTGASPLSSIKYAGVPWELGLAETHQTLVLNDLRGRIKVETDGQLKTGRDVVIAALLGAEEFGFSTAPLIVEGCIMMRKCHLNTCPVGIATQDPELRKKFTGQPEHIVNYFFFVAEEIRQLMAKLGFRTFNEMIGRVDRLKVQKAIDHWKAKGLDLTPLLAKPEVGPEIATYCVQEQDHGIANILDVKLIELCKPAIERGENVTLDLPIRNVNRTTGTMLSSQIAKKYGAAGLPPDTITIKFKGSAGQSFGAFLSPGLTLYLEGESNDYLGKGLSGGKIIVVPPKGCTYQPEDTILIGNTSLYGATSGECYFYGMAGERFAVRNSGAKAVIEGTGDHGCEYMTGGVVVVLGRTGRNFAAGMSGGVAFVHNEDGKFESRCNMGMVELEPVSTAEDKALLKGLVESHAKHTGSKKAKRLLETWDTVLPKFIKIMPVDYKRVLAERKAAAAKAGGAKGKK; encoded by the coding sequence ATGAACATTCCCGGATTACCGCCCAAACAAGGCCTCTACGATCCCGGTTTCGAAAAAGACGGTTGTGGCATCGGTTTCGTCGTCAACATCAAAGGGCACAAATCGCACGATATCGTCCGGAAGGGCCTCCAGGTCCTGGAGAATCTGACGCACCGAGGGGCGCAGGGCTGCGATCCCTGCACCGGCGACGGGGCCGGCATTCTCCTTCAAATCCCGCACGAGTTCTTCCGCCGCGCCTGCGCCGATGTGCGGGTGAAATTGCCGGGAGCCGGGGAGTACGGCGTCGGCATGCTCTTCCTGCCGTCCGATCAAGAATCCCGGAAACAGTGCGAGACCCTGTTCGAGCGCGTGATTGCCGCCGAGGGGGCCAGGCTGTTGGGCTGGCGAGACGTGCCGGTGAAGAGCGACGCCATCGGCGTTGTCGCCCGCAGGACCGAGCCGGTGATGCGGCAGGTCTTCATCGCCCGCGATATCCTCAACGAAGCCCAGTTCGAACGCAAGCTCTACGTCATCCGCAAGCAGGTCGAGCGGGCGGTGCGGGAATCCGCCATCCCGCAGCGCGACTATTTCTATATCTGCAGCCTCTCCGCGAATACGATCGTCTATAAAGGCTTGTTGCTGCCGGAGCAGATGTCGCAGTATTACCAGGACTTGAGCGATCCGAACGTGACGAGCGCCCTCTCGCTCGTGCACTCGCGGTTCAGCACCAACACGTTCCCGACTTGGCCGCTGGCGCATCCGTACCGCTACATCTGCCACAACGGCGAGATCAACACGCTCAAGGGCAACGTCAACTGGATGAGGGCCCGCCAGGGCCGGCTGGAGTCGGAGGCGTTCGGCAAGGACCTCGAAAAGCTCTATCCGATCGTTTACGAAAAACAAAGCGACTCGGCCTGCCTGGACAACGCGCTCGAATTCCTGGTGCTCGGCGGCCGATCGTTGCCGCACTCGATGATGATGCTGATTCCGGAGCCCTGGGTGGGCAATCCCCATATGGATCTCGACCGGCGCGGGTTCTACGAATACCACGCGGCCATGATGGAGCCCTGGGACGGTCCGGCCGCAGTCTGCTTCACCGACGGCAAGATGATCGGCGCGACCTTGGACCGGAACGGATTGCGGCCCTGCCGGTATCAAGTCACGACCGACGACGTCGTGACCCTCTCGTCCGAGGCGGGCGTGTTGCCGGCCGAGGCCAAGCACATCCGGCAGAAGGGCCGATTACAGCCAGGGCGCATGTTCCTGGTCGATACGGTCCAGGGCCGCATCATCGGCGACGAGGAAGTGAAGGCGGACATCGTCGGGCGCAAGCCGTATCGAGCCTGGGTGACGCAGTACCGGGTGTCGCTCGATGAGTTGCCCGAGCCGATCAACGTTCCGCAGCCGGACCATCCGACCATCCGACAGCGGCAACAGGCCTTCGGCTATACCATTGAAGAGATCAAGATGGTCATCACGCCCATGGTGGTGAATGGGGAGGAAACCGTCTCCTCGATGGGCACCGACACGCCGCTGGCCGTGCTGTCGGAACGGCCGCAACTTCTGTTCAAGTATTTCAAGCAACTGTTCGCGCAGGTGACCAATCCGCCGATCGATCCGATCCGCGAAGAACTGGTCATGTCGCTCGTGACGAGCATCGGCCCCAAGCCCAACCTGATGGTCGAGATGCCCGAATCCTGCCGCCGCATCCGGGTGAAGCAGCCGATTCTCACCAATGCGGATCTGCAGAAGATCCGCGAGATGGAAGATCCGCACTTCAAAAGCAAGACGCTCAAGATGCTCTTTCCCGTGGCGGAGGGGCCGGAAGGTCTGGGCGCGGCCGTCGAGGACCTCTGCCGGCAGGCTTCGCAGGCGATCAAGGACGGCTACAAGTTCCTGATCCTGAGCGACCGCGGGGTCAACGAGGAATGGGCGCCGATCCCGAGCCTGCTCGCCGTCTCCGCGGTGCACCACCATTTGGTCCGCGAAGCCACCAGGACCGAAGTGGGCTTGACGGTCGAAACCGGCGAGCCGCGCGACGTGCACCATTTCGCCTGCCTGATTGGTTATGGGGCCGGCACGGTGAATCCCTACCTGGTGTTCGAAACCTTGGTGGACCTGGAGCGCGACGGCTATCTGCCGGAAGGCCTCGATGCGGCGACGGCGGAGGGCAAGTTCATCAAGGCGGTGAACAAGGGCCTGCTGAAGATCTTCTCAAAGATGGGTATCTCCACCGTGCAGTCCTACTGCGGCGCGCAGATCTTTGAAGCGATCGGGTTGAACAGCGAGCTGATCGACCGCTATTTCACGGGCACCGCGTCCCGCATCCAGGGGATCGGCCTTCGCGAGATCGGCGAGGAGACCCTGCGCCGCCATCGGCAGGCCTATGAGCCGGTGGCGATCCACCAGTTGGATTTCGGCGGCGAGATCCACTACCGCGCGCAGGGCGAACATCACAACTGGAATCCGGAGACCATCTATAAGCTCCAGCACGCCACCAAGCACAATGACCCCAAGACGTTTGCGGAGTTCTCCGCCCTCGTGAACGACGAGAGCAAGCGGCGATCGAATCTCCGCGGGCTGCTCGACTTCAAGTTTACCGAGACGCCGGTCCCGCTGGACGAGGTTGAGCCGGCGAAGGAGATCGTCAAGCGCTTCAACACGGGCGCGATGTCGTTCGGCTCGATCAGCAAGGAAGCGCACGAGACTTTGGCGATCGCGATGAACCGGCTGGGCGGCCGGAGCAACACGGGCGAAGGAGGGGAAGATCCCGAGCGGTTTATCCCATTGCCCAACGGCGATTCGAAGAATTCCTACATCAAGCAGGTGGCCTCCGCGCGGTTCGGCGTCACGGCCCATTACCTCGCGAACGCGCGCGAGTTGCAGATCAAGATGGCGCAGGGGGCGAAGCCGGGCGAAGGCGGGCAGTTGCCCGGCCACAAGGTGGACGAGAACATCGCGCGGCTGCGGTTTGCCACGCCCGGCGTCCAGCTCATTTCGCCGCCGCCGCACCATGATATTTATTCCATCGAGGATCTGGCCCAGTTGATCTTCGACCTGAAGAACTCCAACCCTGATTCAGCCGTGTCCGTGAAGCTGGTGGCCGAGGTCGGCGTCGGCACGGTGGCGGCCGGCGTGGCCAAGGCCCATGCGGACAAGGTGCTGATCAGCGGCGATTCCGGCGGCACCGGCGCCTCGCCGCTCTCCTCCATCAAGTATGCGGGGGTGCCTTGGGAACTGGGCCTGGCGGAAACCCACCAGACGTTGGTGCTCAACGACCTGCGCGGGCGGATCAAGGTCGAAACGGACGGGCAGCTTAAGACGGGGCGCGACGTGGTCATCGCGGCCTTGCTCGGGGCGGAAGAGTTCGGCTTCTCCACCGCGCCGTTGATCGTCGAAGGCTGCATCATGATGCGCAAGTGCCACCTCAACACCTGTCCGGTGGGCATTGCCACGCAGGACCCGGAGCTGCGCAAGAAATTCACTGGCCAGCCTGAGCACATCGTGAACTATTTCTTTTTCGTCGCGGAGGAGATCCGGCAGCTCATGGCCAAGCTGGGCTTCCGCACCTTCAACGAGATGATCGGCCGGGTAGACCGGCTCAAGGTGCAGAAGGCCATCGACCATTGGAAAGCCAAGGGCCTCGACCTCACCCCGTTGCTGGCCAAGCCGGAGGTGGGGCCGGAGATTGCGACCTATTGCGTGCAGGAGCAGGACCACGGCATCGCGAACATTCTCGACGTGAAGCTGATCGAACTTTGCAAGCCGGCCATCGAGCGAGGCGAGAACGTCACGCTGGATCTGCCGATCCGCAACGTGAACCGGACCACCGGCACGATGCTCTCGAGCCAGATCGCCAAAAAGTACGGCGCGGCCGGCCTGCCGCCCGATACGATCACGATCAAGTTCAAGGGGTCGGCCGGCCAGTCGTTCGGGGCGTTTCTATCGCCGGGCCTCACCCTCTACCTCGAAGGCGAATCCAACGACTACCTGGGCAAGGGATTGTCGGGCGGCAAGATCATCGTCGTGCCGCCGAAAGGCTGTACCTATCAACCGGAAGACACGATTCTGATCGGCAATACCTCGCTCTACGGCGCGACCAGCGGCGAATGCTATTTCTACGGCATGGCGGGGGAGCGGTTCGCAGTGCGGAACAGTGGGGCCAAAGCCGTCATCGAAGGGACCGGTGACCACGGCTGCGAATACATGACCGGCGGCGTAGTGGTCGTGCTCGGACGCACGGGCCGGAACTTCGCGGCGGGCATGTCCGGGGGGGTGGCGTTCGTCCACAACGAGGACGGCAAATTCGAATCCCGCTGCAACATGGGCATGGTGGAGCTCGAACCGGTTTCCACGGCAGAAGACAAGGCCCTCCTCAAGGGGCTGGTCGAATCCCACGCCAAGCACACGGGGAGCAAGAAGGCCAAGCGGCTGTTGGAAACCTGGGACACGGTGCTGCCGAAGTTCATCAAGATCATGCCGGTCGACTACAAGCGCGTGTTGGCCGAGCGGAAGGCGGCTGCGGCCAAGGCCGGCGGCGCAAAGGGGAAAAAATAG